Below is a genomic region from Prolixibacteraceae bacterium.
CACTTCTTGGTGAAGATTTAGTCGATGACCTTAATATAGATGGATCTGATGATTTTCTGGTTATTGACAACAACATAACAAATGTAGTATATAAACTATCGAAATGCTGTAACCCAATCCTAGGAGATGATATTTTTGGATTCGTTACGATCAAAGAAGGAATTAAGATACATCGTCGAACTTGTCCTAACGCACCTCAAATGTTAGAAAGGTATCCTTATCGAATGTTGAAGGCAAAATGGAAAGGTGAAAACAATACGAAAAAATCATTCCAAGCAACCTTACATATTACTGGACTAGATCAAACAAATATCGTTGGCGATATTTCGCAATTAGTATCCAAAGAGGCAGGCATTCAGATGCGATCGATATCTTTTGACTCGGGCAATGGACAAATCGAAGGGATAATTAAGGTATACGTATATGATTTAGGGCACCTTGAGTTCTTAATGCAGAAACTTAAAAATGCTAGAGGTATTAATACTGTATCAAGATCGGATGGATAGATAACAAGACGAAAGGTGGTGTTGACAAGATCATGTTAACACTATCTTTTTCATATAAATAGCAGAGCAAATTTTTATTACAAAAGAGGAGCTAGGATATTAGGTATAATACAACAAAAAAAAGAGGGTATCTAAATAGACACCCTCAAACCTAACCTAACCTAAATTCCTATGAAAAATTTGCTTTTCCCTTACGATTACAAAGATGAGGAATATCATTGTAATTGAAAAACACCCTAGACATAACATTTTGAAATAAAACTTAAAAAGCTTCAAGAAATGTCAGAAACAGTGCACTATCTCCATTTGGTCCAAAGCCAAGATCTGCTCGTAAATGGACCTTTTCTTTATTATCTATCCTAAAGCGTCCACCTATACCATATACACATTTGACATCATCAAAGAACCCCTTATTTGATAAAGAGTAGTCATTTCCTACACCAACCCAGGCAACAGCTCCAAGCCTCCACCAGAGATCTCTCCGATATTCTCCTTGCACATACCACATATTATTATCCAAATATTTGTTCGGATTCGAAATACCTCTAAGGCTATTCTTGTCGGCTAATACTGGCATACGGAAAAAGGGAGTCTCATCACTACTATTTTTGAAAACACTCTGAAAAGCAAATACATTCTTTTTTGGTAAACCAAATGTATTGAAATATCTTATATCTAATGATAATGTTGAAAACTCATAATCACTTCCCATCCATGAGGCATAGTGAAGAGCTTTTAAATCAACATACAAACCACTAAATGGATATACTACATTATCACGACTATCATATCGCAACATTGGTCCCAAACCAATAATAAACCCTCCATCATAACCAGGAACATCCGGAGTAAAAAGATCTCCTTCGATTGAAGCAATTCCCATGGTTTGAATATCAAAAAATAATCCAATATAGACATTCCCAAAACCTTTTGAAACACCTCCAGATAGCAGAAACTCATTACTTGTAAACATCGAATAATCTTCAACATCTCCTTCTAAACCAATTCCATACCACTGATTCTCTTTTCGATAATACCCTACTGAAGTAATAATATTCCAATTGCTTTTTGTATATCCATTTAGATCTGCCTCTGCAACAACAAAACCCTCTGTAGAATACGAAAACTCTGTTGCGATGGTAGTTGTTTTACCTCCGTCACCATATAATGTCCATAGAGGTTTGATTCCCAATATAAGACCAGACTGAGGATCATATCCAGCCACGGGATACATACTCAAAGAGTAAGTCTCTTTATCAATTGTAACAAAATCGACAAACGCCTCAAGCCATCGCTGAACTGTAGGGGTTGTCTCAGGGGACGTGACAGAAGTACTATCTTGATTGCTACCCAAAACACGGCCACTTAAAATCAATAATAAGACTCCTAATAAATATTTCTTCATCTATCGTTTTTTCAAAATGCTTCTAATACTGTCAAATATATTGAATTTTGACCATGGGGACCAAAACCAACGTCTGCTCTAAAGTTTAGATTATCCTCGGGAAGGATTTTAAACCTCAGACCTGCTCCATAAACTACTTTAATATCTTTAAAAGCTCTATTGTCATTCGAACCAAATTCATTACCCAATCCTGCAAAAACAGCATAACCAAATCTATTTTTAAACATCCTTCGATATTCTGCTCTTGTAAACCACACCTTTTCATCAATGTAACGAAACGGATGTTCAATCCCTCGTAATGCTTTCTTCCCCCCTAATTTACTCATCAAATAAAATGGAACTTCCCCAAAATTCAAATCTGCAAACACCTGAAACGCAAGGACCCTATTGGGATCTTTTAAACTCTTATAATATCTTAAATCAACTACCCATTTTTGGAATGAATAATCATTAAACGAAGCCTTAGGAAAATTCAAATAGTAACTAGTCCCAAAGAAACCGTCTCGAGGAAATAAAATATCATCCCTTGTGTCATACCTCACAACAGGACCTATTCCCATTGCATATCCCCCATCAAAACCATACACCGATTCATCTAAAGGAACTGCATCAGGCTCTGAATCCAAATCAAGTTCATTTTTCGTATGAGATATTAAAAACCGAAAACCTATAAAAAACTCTTCGGTCACCCCTTTGGAAACTTCGCCAGACCACATCCGGTTGTAATAAGTATAATCCGTAGGAACCACACTACTGTCATTATTACCTATACCATAAAAATCATTAGGCGTTTCATTGATCTTAATATTGGACATCAAGATCCAT
It encodes:
- a CDS encoding outer membrane protein assembly factor — its product is MNRIRLLFIMCVATLSSFAQQQDTLVNKNLIDHTTELVSKTLDKVTFTHDKYSFSLYPMLGFGPQTGFQVGIMPVFRFIPKDTLKANEFYRPTTLIPSFMVSAQGQFSFEVDFLMYTKSRWILMSNIKINETPNDFYGIGNNDSSVVPTDYTYYNRMWSGEVSKGVTEEFFIGFRFLISHTKNELDLDSEPDAVPLDESVYGFDGGYAMGIGPVVRYDTRDDILFPRDGFFGTSYYLNFPKASFNDYSFQKWVVDLRYYKSLKDPNRVLAFQVFADLNFGEVPFYLMSKLGGKKALRGIEHPFRYIDEKVWFTRAEYRRMFKNRFGYAVFAGLGNEFGSNDNRAFKDIKVVYGAGLRFKILPEDNLNFRADVGFGPHGQNSIYLTVLEAF